A section of the Caballeronia sp. M1242 genome encodes:
- a CDS encoding aromatic ring-hydroxylating dioxygenase subunit alpha: MHAALPQGDEDGALTDTPGSPRDLRRTDIHPDHWYPLAWSGEVKRGRAHAVRFAGDPIVLVRTDSGKVFALEDRCAHRQVPLSAGVVDGESIRCCYHGWTYDCTGRCTDIPYLGRERLPNGVRAYPCREEAGLVFVFTGDPQRAAAAKFPSLVSATDKAYKTRRFGREVKCHYTFMHENLMDMNHQFLHRRQMGSMRARSLGRRRGEDWIEVDYTFAREAGKQPIGEALVFGQKRGEKPDASQKDVMTIRTDYPYQTLKIRTKDDTMVMDLWIAYVPLDAEQRTNRTFGLLSIRRPKISGLLDVAWPLLVWFTERIFKEDRWIVEREQEAHDRQGADHNHEVFPVINELRALLMEHGVPHRAAGAHPGDGRRVHRIVPVQEVPAP, translated from the coding sequence ATGCACGCAGCGTTGCCGCAAGGCGATGAGGATGGCGCTCTGACCGATACGCCGGGAAGCCCGCGCGACTTGCGCCGCACCGACATTCATCCCGATCACTGGTATCCGCTCGCGTGGTCGGGCGAAGTGAAGCGCGGCCGCGCGCACGCGGTGCGCTTTGCCGGCGACCCGATCGTGCTCGTGCGCACGGACTCGGGCAAGGTGTTCGCGCTCGAAGACCGCTGCGCGCATCGGCAAGTGCCGCTTTCGGCCGGCGTGGTCGACGGCGAGTCGATTCGCTGCTGCTATCACGGCTGGACCTACGACTGCACCGGCCGCTGCACCGACATTCCGTATCTCGGCCGCGAGCGTCTGCCCAACGGCGTGCGCGCATATCCGTGCCGCGAGGAAGCGGGGCTCGTCTTCGTCTTCACGGGCGACCCGCAGCGCGCAGCCGCCGCGAAGTTTCCTTCGCTCGTGAGCGCGACCGACAAGGCCTACAAGACGCGCCGCTTCGGCCGCGAAGTGAAGTGCCATTACACGTTCATGCACGAGAACCTGATGGACATGAACCATCAGTTTCTGCATCGCCGGCAGATGGGCAGCATGCGGGCGCGCTCGCTCGGGCGTCGCCGGGGCGAGGACTGGATTGAAGTGGATTACACCTTCGCGCGCGAAGCGGGCAAGCAGCCGATCGGCGAGGCGCTCGTGTTCGGGCAGAAGCGCGGCGAGAAGCCGGACGCCTCACAGAAAGACGTGATGACCATCCGCACGGACTACCCGTACCAGACGCTCAAGATCCGCACGAAGGACGACACCATGGTGATGGACCTGTGGATCGCCTACGTGCCGCTCGACGCCGAGCAGCGCACCAACCGCACCTTCGGCCTGTTGTCGATCCGCCGCCCGAAGATTTCCGGCCTGCTCGACGTCGCGTGGCCGCTGCTCGTGTGGTTCACCGAGCGCATTTTCAAGGAAGACCGGTGGATCGTCGAGCGCGAGCAGGAAGCGCACGACCGGCAGGGCGCCGACCACAATCACGAAGTCTTTCCGGTCATCAACGAACTGCGCGCGCTTCTGATGGAGCACGGCGTGCCGCATCGGGCAGCCGGCGCGCATCCGGGCGACGGCCGGCGCGTGCATCGCATCGTGCCGGTGCAGGAAGTGCCCGCGCCGTAG